Below is a window of Microbacterium saperdae DNA.
CGTCACGGGGTCCGAGCGCGGCGATGGCCTCAGGGAGCACCTCCAGCTCGTCCCACTCGCGATGCGCGTCGTTCACGCCGAACAGGTCGAGCGTGTTCCCGCCGACGGTGAGGCGCGTGGCGGCGTTGTTCAGGCCGGTCCAGCCGAGCTCCTCCGTGAAGAAGCGATCCATCGCGTCGGTGTCGAGGAAGGTGGGTTCGCGGTGCCGCTTCGACGGTCCCGAGAAGTAGCGCAGCGGATTGCGGGGCGCGGGGCCGTTGACGTCATTGGAGCCGTGCACGAAGACTCCGGGGATGCCGGCGAACGGTTCGAATGCGCGGCGGATACCGGTGAGGCCGTCCTCGTGACCGAGATTGTCTCCGGTGTTCACGATCAGATCGGGCTGCAGCTGCGCGAGGGAGGCCAACCAGTCCTGCTTGCGGTGCTGCCAGGGAGCCATGTGCGCATCAGACAGGTGCAGCACCCGCAAGGGTGTCGAACCCGGGGCGAGGGCGGGGGCCGTCACCTCGCGCACCGTGAACAGGTACCGCTCGATGCCGATGCCCCAGACCGCGGCAGCGACGCCCGCGGCCCCCACCGCGCCGAGCGCGATGAGGGCCGGGTGAGCGGGCGACCGAGTCGGCCTCAGCACGACACCGAGATCTTGGTGGACTTGTTCGCCGCCGCGTTCGCGGCCGGGTTGGTGCTGGCCACCTTGGCCCCTGGCGCCGTGCACGCGTCTGCGAAGTCGACGGAAGCGAATCCGGCGCCGACCAGCGCGGCACCCGCCGCGGTCGGATCCTGCCCCGTCACATCAGGGACCGTCGCCCCCTGACCGTTGCTCGGTGAGATCGTGACGGTTCCTCCGCCGGCGGTCTGGCCGGACGGATCCTGAGCCACGACGATGTTCGTCGCCTTGTCGCTGTCGACCGCAGCACCGACCGAGACGGAGAAGCCCGCGGCCCGCAGTTCCGAGGTGGCCTCGTCGATCGTCTTGCCGACGACATTCGGAACGTTGGTGAGCACCCGACGGGTCAGGTTCCTGTCCGCCTGTGGGAAGGCGGCACCGGGGTAGGCCGCGTTCGCCGCTGCCTGGGCCGCCTTCGCCAGCGGATACCGCATCTCGTTGAGCCTGTATCCGGTGTCGGCCCACACGTTGAAGATGTTGGACTGGCCGCCATCCGATCGTCCGGCCCAGACCGCCGTGGCGACCCTCGTGCTCGATTCGATCATCATCGTCGACCAGCGGTCGTGCGTTCCGGTCTTGCCGATCAGCGGAGTCCCATCGAACGGGTTGGCCTGTGTTCCGGTTCCGCCATTGACCATGACGCCCTGCAGAGCGTACGCGGCCGTCGCAGCCACCTCCTTGGAGATCACCCCATCGGTGCACGAGGAGGCGGGAAGCTCCCGATCTTCGCCGTCGGGGCCGACCACACGGTCGATCGCACGGGGAGTGCAGTACTTGCCACCGCTCGCGACCGTCGCGTACGCGTTCGCCATCGCGATCGGCGAGATGTTCTTCGGTCCGAGCACGTCGTAGGGGACGTTCTCCTTCGTCGTCTTGTCGCCGTTCGCCAGTGTGACGCCCATGCGATCCGCGACCTTGTTGATCTCGCAGATGTCGAGCTTCGAGGCCATGGCGAAGAATCCGCTGTTGAGCGAGTTCCTGGTGAAGTTCATGACCGAGTCGGTGGAACCGCCGCCACCGCCGAAGTTGCCGATCTCCTTCGTGTTGGCCACCATCGGTCCTCCGCCTTCACACGCGGCGGACGTGAACTTCATGTTCGTCTGGACACGCCCATTGAGCACCTCGTTCACCGAGTGCCCCTTCTCGAGCCAGTCGATGAGGGTGAACAGCTTGTATGTGGATCCCACCTGGAATCCGCCGGAGTCGCCGTGGGTCTTGTCGCCCGCGAACACCAGTGAGGAATACGCCTGATCGCCGGTCACCGTCTCGGAGAAGATGGTGTTCTGCGTGATGGAGAGGATGCGTCCTGTGCCGACCTCGATCGACACTCCCGCCGCGCCGAAGGCCTTGTTGTCGAAGTTCGCCGGAACGACCTCCGCCATCTTCTCGGCCGCCGGGTTCTGGATGCGGTAATCGAGCGAGGTGTAGATCTTCAGACCGCCGCGACGGAGCAGCTCGCGCCGCTCGGGCGCGGTTTCGCCGAAAGCCTCGTCGTTCTCGATGATGGACTTCACGTACTGGCAGAAGTACCCGTTGCGACCGGCCGCAGCGCAGCCCTGGGTGGGCTGTTTGATGGCGGGCGTGATTTCGGAGGCGTCGGCCTCGTCGTACTGCGCCTGGGTGATCTTGCCGTTCGCGAGCATCCGACCCAGCACGTAGTGACGGCGGTCCTTGGTGTCGGCGTAGCCGTCCTCGGAACCGTTGTGGGCGACGCCGTCCTTGGTCGTGTACGTGCCGCCGACCATGTCGATGCGGTATGTGTTCGGGTTCTGCACGATGCCCGCGAGGGTCGCCGCCTGAGCAACCGTCAGCTTGTCGGACGTCGTCGAGAAGTAATAGCGGGACGCGGCCTCGATGCCGTAGACCGTGCCGCCGAAGTTGGCGATGTTGAGGTAGCCGAGAAGGATGTCGTTCTTCGAGTAGTCCTTCTCGATCTGGATCGCGTAGCGCATCTCCTGCAGCTTGCGCTCGATGCCGTCCGTGCCCTTCGCCTGGGTCGCGTTCTCCCAGCAGGCCCGCAGTTCTTCGGAATAGGTCTCGGAGGCCGTGTCGACCTCCTGCTCGCACTCCTGGATCAGCACGTTCTTCACGAACTGCTGGCTGATCGTCGAGGCGCCGCGGGACGAGGTGCCCTTGAGGTTGTCGATGACGGCGCTGACCGTCGCGCCGAGGTTGACACCTCCGTGGCTGTAGAAGTTCTTGTCCTCGCTGGAGAGGATCGCGTCGTACAGCACCGGAGAGACCTGCTCGTACGTCACCGGCACGCGGTTCTGCTCGTAGAACGAAGCGAGCGCGACGGGCTTGTTGTCAGGATCCATCGCGTAGATCGTCGACTGCTCCATCGGCGTGATCGGGTTCAGCTTCTCGGGGAGCTTGTCGAACAGCGTGAGGGCCTGGGTTCCGGCGACGCCCGTCATCGCGAGGACGGGGGTCACGCTGGCTGCGACGAGGAGACCGGCGACGGCGCTGAGACCGACGACCCCGAGGAGGCCGCCGAGCACGCCGTTCACCGTGCGATTCTTTTGAGGCATACGCTGATCGTAGGGGAGTTCCCTGAATACCGGCTTTGACGAGCGCACGCCCCGATTCGGTGCGGTGACGCCGAATCGATAGGAGTGCCATGACCACGTGGGAGTACGTCACCACGCCGCTGCTGATCCACAACACGGCGGCCATCCTCAACAACTGGGGCAAGCAGGGCTGGGAGCTCGTGCAGGTCGTCCAGGGTCCTGAGGGCGGCCTCGTCGCCTACTTCAAGCGCCCGGTCACGCAGGACGGCTCGAACAACTCGGGCCTCGCCGCTGCGGCCGAAGCCGCCCGCCAGTTCGAGGGGGGCGCAGCATGACCGTCAGCGCTCGTCTGGCCGAGCTCGGCATCGAGCTCCCTGCTGTCGCGGCTCCCGTCGCGGCCTACGTGCCCGCCGTCAGCCACGGTGGCCTGGTCTACACGTCGGGACAGCTGCCTTTCACGGACGGCGCTCTGCCCGCGACCGGCAAGGTCGGTGCGGCCGTCTCGGCGGATGACGCGAAGGCGTACGCCCGCACGTGTGCGCTGAACGCGCTCGCGGCGGCCGCAGACGTCGCCGGCGGTGTCGATCGGATCGCCGGTGTGCTGCGCCTCGGTGGTTTCGTCGCCTCCGCGACGGAGTTCTCCGGTCAGCCGGGCGTCATCAACGGCGCCAGCGAGGTGCTCGGCGAGATCTTCGGCGATTCCGGTCGTCACGCCCGCGCGGCGGTCGGTGTCGCGGTGCTCCCGTTGGACAGCCCGGTCGAGGTCGACGTCGTCTTCATCCTCGCCTGACCGCACCCCGTACACAGCGAACGGCCCCTTCCGCTTTCGGAGGGGGCCGTTCGCTGTGTCGCTCTACTTGACCTGGGCGGAGATGATGCTCATCACTGCCGTGTCGGCGAGAGTGGTGGTGTCGCCGACCTCCCGGCCCTCGGCCACGTCGCGCAGCAGGCGGCGCATGATCTTGCCCGAGCGGGTCTTGGGCAGCTCACCGACGATGTAGACGTCGCGCGGACGAGCGATCGCTCCGATCTGCTCGCCGACCCAGAGGCGCAGCAGCTGGGCGAGACCGGCGGGGTCGTGCTCGGCGAGGTAGCTCTCCTTCACGATCACGAAGGCCACGACGGCCTGACCCGTGGTCTCGTCGGAGGCGCCGACCACGGCGGCCTCTGCCGTCGCCTCGTGCGCGACCAGCGAAGACTCGATCTCGGCCGTCGACAGGCGGTGACCCGAGACGTTCATGACGTCGTCCACGCGTCCGAGGAGCCAGAGGTCGCCATCTTCATCCAGGCGCGCGCCGTCGCCGGCGAAGTAGTACCCCTGGTCCTCGAACTTCTCCCAATAGGTCTCCTTGTAGCGCTCGGGGTCGCCCCAGATGCCGCGCAGCATGCTCGGCCACGGCTCGGTGATGACGAGGAGCCCGCCGTTGCCGTTGCCGACCTCGGCTCCCTGCTCGTCGACCACGTCGATCGAGATGCCGGGCAGGGGGACCTGCGCCGATCCGGGCTTGGTCGCCGTCACGCCGGGGAGGGCGGAGACCATGATGGCGCCGGTCTCCGTCTGCCACCAGGTGTCGACGATCGGGGCCTTGTTGCCGCCGATCACCTCGCGGTACCACATCCATGCCTCGGGGTTGATGGGTTCGCCCACCGATCCGAGCAGCCGCAGCGACGACAGGTCGAACTTCTGCGGGACCGCGCGGCCGATCTTCATGAACGAGCGGATGGCGGTCGGCGCCGTGTAGAAGATCGAGACCTTGTACTTCTCGATGATCTCCCACCAGCGGCCGGGGTGCGGAGAATCCGGTGTTCCTTCGTAGAGCACCTGCGTCGCGCCGTTCGCGAGGGGACCGTACGCCACGTAGGAGTGGCCGGTGACCCAGCCGATGTCGGCGGTGCACCAGAAGACGTCGGTCTCGGGGTGCAGGTCGAACACGTACTTGTGCGAGTACGCGGCCTGGGTGAGGTAGCCGCCGGACGTGTGCAGGATGCCCTTGGGCTTCCCCGTGGTGCCCGAGGTGTAGAGGATGTACAACGGGTTCTCGGACGGGAACGCCTGCGCGGTGTGCTCGGCGGATGCCGCGGGAACAGCCTCGTGCCACCAGACGTCGCGGCCTTCCACCCAGTCGACGTCGTTGCCGCCGCGCTGCACGACCAGCACGTGCTCGACGGTCTGCTGCTCGCCGTCGCCTCGGTCGCTGAGAGCCTGGTCGACAGCGGGCTTGAGCGCCGAGACTCGGCCCTTGCGGTAGCCGCCGTCGGCCGTGATGACGACCTTGGCGCCGGCGTCGTCGATGCGGGCGCGCAGGCTGTCCGCGCTGAAGCCACCGAAGACGACGGAGTGGATGGCGCCGAGGCGGGCCACCGCGAGCATCGAGGCGATGGCCTCGGGGATCATCGGCAGATAGATCGCCACGCGGTCGCCGTGTCCGACGCCGAGGTCGGTCAGCACGTTCGCGACGCGCTTGACCTCGTCGGTCAGTTCGGCGTAGGTGATCGTGCGGGAGTCGCCGGGTTCGCCCTCCCAGTGCAGCGCCACGCGGTCGCCGTTACCTGCTTCGACGTGGCGGTCGAGGCAGTTGTACGCCACGTTCAGCTCTCCGTCGTCGAACCATTTCGCGAAGGGCGGCGCCGACCAGTCGAGCACCCGCGTGAAGGGCTTGTGCCAGTGCAGCAGCTCGCGCGACTGCTCTCCCCAGAAGGCTTCGCGGTCGGCGGCGGCACGTTCGTACAGCTCCGGAGAGGAGATGGTCTGGGCCACGAAATCCTCGGACGGCGGGAACTTGCGCGTCTCGTCGAGAAGGTGGTCGATCTGGCTGCTCATCAGCAGGCGCTCCTTTGCGTCAGGGCATGGTCGTGAGAGGGCACGATCAAGTCAGGGCGAATCTAGTCCCGCCTTTCGACATCGCATACTGCCGAAAGTAGGTAGTACCGCGGGTTTTGTCAGGACGGTCGCCTTGCGTACACTCGACGTCAGCCGAATACTCATTCCGGCCTTGGCGTGCCCCGATTCCCCCGATCGTGGAACGCCGTGGGCGGCATCTCATTCCCCCCGTGAGGTGCCGCCCTTCTCTGTATCCGCAGCCGTCGTTCTCGGTGGGGCGACACCGAAGTGCTCGAACCCTTCTACACCGTGAGCGGGTTCTGGCGGTTCCTCACAGGCCGCGCGATCCCGGCACTGCGGTGGGGGCGCCGGCTCCTAGCGTCGGGGCATGGCCGATTCCTTCGTCATCCAGCCCCGCCGCGGCGGCGGCGCGTCCGCCGCAGATCCGCTCTCGTCCGCCGCTCCGCTCCATGTCGACGCGGCTTTCGGGCCGCTGGCCGAGCACTGCGCCGATGACACGGTCACCGACATCTTCGTGAACGGGGCACGCGGCCTCTTCGTCGACAGGGGGCAGGGCGCAGAGCCGGTCGCGGACTGGAGCGCATCGGAGCGCGAAGTGCGTGATCTCGCCGTGGCACTCGTCGGACTCGGCGGACGACACCTCGACGACCAGGCGGCGTGCGTCGACGTGCGACTGGCCTCCGGCATCCGGGTGCACGCCGTCCTGGCGCCCATCGCCACGGCAGGCACGGCATTGTCGATACGGGTCCCGCGCGTGCACGCCGCCGACCTCGATGCGCTCGCCGCCAGGGGAACAGTCGATGAACGGCAGCAGCGATGGTTGCGAGGACTCGTCGAGAGCAGAGCCAACGTCCTCATCACCGGAGGTACGGGCACGGGCAAGACCACGCTGCTCTCTGCGTTGCTCTCGGAGGCTCCGCCCGCAGAGCGCATCGTGACGATCGAGGATGTCGCCGAGCTCCGTCCGCGACACCCGCATCATGTGGCGCTCGAGGCGAGGCAGGCGAATCTGGAGGGCGCGGGGGAGATCAGCCTGGCCCGGCTCGTGAGGGAGTCGCTGCGCATGCGCCCGGATCGGCTGATCGTGGGCGAATGCCGAGGAGAAGAGGTGCGCGAACTCCTCAGCGCACTCAACACCGGGCACGACGGGGGAGCGGGCACGCTCCATGCGAGTGGTCTCCGCGACGTGCCCGCGCGACTCGAAGCGCTCGGAGCCCTGGCGGGGATGGACGCCACAGCGCTCGCGCGTCAGGTCGTCAGCGCGTTCACGATCGTGCTGCATCTCGAACGGGCGCCCGACGGCGTGCGGCGTATCGCGCAGGCGGGCGTCTTCGAGATGAGCGGCGACCGCCTGGGCATCGAGGAGGTGCGGCCGTGGTGATCCGCGTCCAGCGCGCCTCGTCGGCGCCACGGGAAGACACGAGTGCCGTGGACGCGGCGACGTCGGTGCAGACGCTCGCCGTCCTCCTGCAGGCGGGTGCCGTCCCCGCCGCGGCCTGGAGACACCTCGCCGACACGGGCGACACGCACGCGCAGGCCGTGGTCGCGCGGCTCGATGCCGGCGTGCCGCTGCTCGAGGCGATCGAGGCCGAAGGAGGCGCATGGATCGACCTCGCCGCAGCCTGGGAGATCGCCACGACCGTCGGCGCACCACTCGCAGAAGTGCTGCGCATCATCGCGGAGACCGTACGGGATGCCGCCTCCGCCGCCGATGATGTGCGCATCGCTCTCGCCGAACCCGCGGGGACGGCACGCCTGCTGCTGTGGATGCCGTTGGCCGGGCTTCTCCTGGGATTCGCGCTCGGGTTCGACACCGTGGGGGTCGTCATGCGCAACCCGCTGGCCGCGGCCTGCGTGCTGGTCGGTCTCGGCCTGGTCGGTGTCGCGCGGGTGTGGACCCGTCGGCTGCTGAGAAGTGCCCGACCGGGCCCGGGAACGCCGGGAATGCGTGCCGAGCTGGTGGCGATCGCGGTCTCCGGCGGAGCCTCGGTCGAACGGGCCCTGCACCTCGTGGCGACGAGTTCCCTCTCCGAGCACGAGCACGAGCACGAGCACGAGCAGTCACACCGGATCAGCGCAGTCCTCGATCTCTCCCGCGCCGCCGGTGTCCCTGCCGCAGAACTGCTGCGTGCCTCGGCCGCGCAGGAGCGGCACGCCGCACGGGTGCAGGGGCGGATTCGTGCGGCGCGCCTCTCGTCCCGATTGCTCCTCCCGCTCGGCGTGTGCACCCTGCCCGCCTTCCTCCTGCTCGGGGTCGCGCCGCTGCTGCTCAGCGTGCTCGGCTCGACGCCGATCCCGCTGTGAACCACCACCGGATGCATCCGCATCCTCAGAGAAAGAAGGAACACCATGACTGCTCTTCCGAGATTGGATCAGCGACGGGCTGCGACGCTGTTCGGCGACGACACCGGTGCTGCGACGGCCGAGTACGCCATCACGACGATGGCCGCCGTTGCGTTCGCCGGGCTGCTGGTCGTCATCATGCGTTCGGACGAGGTGCGGGGGATCCTCACCGATCTCGTCCGCCGGGCCCTCACCGTGTCGTGACCGGCCCGACGGGGCGCTACGGCCGGCGGCGGCAGGGCGAGACGGCACGCGACACAGTGGAGCGTGGCTCGGTCGCCGCCGAGCTCGCAGTGGCCCTCCCCGCTGTGGTGCTCACTCTCGCGCTCGGCGTCGGAGCTCTCGGCGCGGCGGCCAGACAGGTCGCCCTGCAGGACGCGTCGGCCGACGCGGCGCGAGTGCTCGGGCGCGGTGAGAGCATGGCCGCAGCGGAACGGATCGTCAGCGGCGCCGTACCCGGCGCGGGGCTCTCCTCATCGCGTGGCGACGATCTGGTCTGCGTGACGACGAGAGTCGAGGCCGAGATCGGTGGACTGATCCGACTCTCGTTGAGAGCCAGGAGCTGCGCGCTCGACGGAGGAGGCTGATGGCGGGGTCGGCGGTCGCTGCCGGCCTACTGGGCGTGGTCGGCGCTCTCGCGCTCGGCCTCGCCGTCGTGGGCGGAGCCGCTGTCACCGCGCAACGCGCCGCCGGCGCGGCCGACGCGGCTGCGCTCGCCGCAGCTGACGCGGCCACCGGTGCGGTGGTGGTCGACGACGAGCCGTGCGCAGTCGCTGCACGAGTGGCTGCGGCGGCCGGTGCGGCAGTGACGCGGTGCACGATCACGGGCTTCGTGGCGACCGTGGAGGTGCAGGCGGCGTACGCTGGACTCGCTGCCGTCTCCCGAGCCCGCGCTGGGCCACCCGAGGTGAACTGACGGCTGCGCGAAGCACCGATCCCGCGAACAAGCAGGCGCTGACTGTGAACAACCCCACACAGTGGTGTGTATGGTGTGCTTCGAAGAAAGGACGCACCCTTGGCTGAAGGCAAGAAGCTCGTCATCGTCGAGTCCCCGACGAAGATGCGGTCTATTCAGGGATACCTCGGCGACGGCTATGAGGTGCTCAGCTCGGTCGGCCACATCCGCGACCTCGCCGACAAGAAGGACATTCCGGCTGCCGACAAGCAGGCATACGGAAAGTACTCGATCGACATCGACAACGGCTTCGATCCGTACTACGTCGTGTCCGATCGCAAGACGAAGACCGTCGCCGAGCTCAAGCGTGCGCTCAAGACCGCCGACGAGCTCCTGCTCGCCACTGATGAGGACCGCGAAGGCGAGGCGATCGCCTGGCACCTGCTCGAGACGCTGAAGCCGAAGGTCCCGGTCAAGCGCATGGTCTTCCATGAGATCACCAAGGACGCGATCCAGGCGGCGATCGGCAACACCCGCGAGCTCGACCACGACCTCGTCGATGCGCAGGAGACCCGTCGGATCCTCGACCGTCTCTATGGCTGGGACGTGTCGCCGGTCCTCTGGTACAAGGTCAAGACCGGCATCTCGGCCGGACGCGTGCAGTCCGCGGCGACGCGACTCATCGTCGACCGCGAGCGCGAGCGCATGGCGTTCACGTCCGCCGAGTACTGGGACGTCGACGCGGCGGCCGCAGCTTCCGGCACGTCCTTCAAGATCCGCCTCGTCCGGGTCGACGGCGGACAGCTCGCGCGTGGCACCGACTTCGACGACAGCGGAAAGCTCAAGAAGGCCGTCGTCATCCTCGACGAGGCCAAGGCCACCGCGCTCGCGCAGGCGGTCGACGCCGTGGGTGCAGGAACCGTCACGAAGGTCGAGGCCAAGCCGGGCACCCGCAGCCCCTACGCCCCCTTCACGACCTCGACGATGCAGCAGGAGGCCGGTCGCAAGCTCTCGATGGGAGCCAAGCAGGCGATGGGCGTCGCCCAGCGTCTGTACGAAAAGGGTTACATCACCTATATGCGTACGGACTCGACGTCACTGAGCACCCAGGCCGTGCAGGCTGCCCGGAGCCAGGCGGTCGCGCTGTACGGCGATGCCGCCGTGCCGCTGAAGCCGCGCGTGTACAAGTCGAAGAGCAAGAACGCCCAGGAGGCACACGAGGCCATCCGCCCCTCGGGCGACAACTTCCGCACGCCCGCATCGCTCTCCTCCGAGCTCGATCGTGACGAGCAGCGTCTCTACGACCTCATCTGGAAGCGCACCGTCGCCAGCCAGATGTCCGACGCGAAGTACGAGACGACCACGGTCACGATCGCCGTCGATGCTGCCGGGCAGAAGGCCGAGTTCACGGCGTCCGGCACGGTCTACACGTTC
It encodes the following:
- a CDS encoding RidA family protein; this encodes MTVSARLAELGIELPAVAAPVAAYVPAVSHGGLVYTSGQLPFTDGALPATGKVGAAVSADDAKAYARTCALNALAAAADVAGGVDRIAGVLRLGGFVASATEFSGQPGVINGASEVLGEIFGDSGRHARAAVGVAVLPLDSPVEVDVVFILA
- a CDS encoding TadA family conjugal transfer-associated ATPase; protein product: MADSFVIQPRRGGGASAADPLSSAAPLHVDAAFGPLAEHCADDTVTDIFVNGARGLFVDRGQGAEPVADWSASEREVRDLAVALVGLGGRHLDDQAACVDVRLASGIRVHAVLAPIATAGTALSIRVPRVHAADLDALAARGTVDERQQRWLRGLVESRANVLITGGTGTGKTTLLSALLSEAPPAERIVTIEDVAELRPRHPHHVALEARQANLEGAGEISLARLVRESLRMRPDRLIVGECRGEEVRELLSALNTGHDGGAGTLHASGLRDVPARLEALGALAGMDATALARQVVSAFTIVLHLERAPDGVRRIAQAGVFEMSGDRLGIEEVRPW
- a CDS encoding transglycosylase domain-containing protein codes for the protein MPQKNRTVNGVLGGLLGVVGLSAVAGLLVAASVTPVLAMTGVAGTQALTLFDKLPEKLNPITPMEQSTIYAMDPDNKPVALASFYEQNRVPVTYEQVSPVLYDAILSSEDKNFYSHGGVNLGATVSAVIDNLKGTSSRGASTISQQFVKNVLIQECEQEVDTASETYSEELRACWENATQAKGTDGIERKLQEMRYAIQIEKDYSKNDILLGYLNIANFGGTVYGIEAASRYYFSTTSDKLTVAQAATLAGIVQNPNTYRIDMVGGTYTTKDGVAHNGSEDGYADTKDRRHYVLGRMLANGKITQAQYDEADASEITPAIKQPTQGCAAAGRNGYFCQYVKSIIENDEAFGETAPERRELLRRGGLKIYTSLDYRIQNPAAEKMAEVVPANFDNKAFGAAGVSIEVGTGRILSITQNTIFSETVTGDQAYSSLVFAGDKTHGDSGGFQVGSTYKLFTLIDWLEKGHSVNEVLNGRVQTNMKFTSAACEGGGPMVANTKEIGNFGGGGGSTDSVMNFTRNSLNSGFFAMASKLDICEINKVADRMGVTLANGDKTTKENVPYDVLGPKNISPIAMANAYATVASGGKYCTPRAIDRVVGPDGEDRELPASSCTDGVISKEVAATAAYALQGVMVNGGTGTQANPFDGTPLIGKTGTHDRWSTMMIESSTRVATAVWAGRSDGGQSNIFNVWADTGYRLNEMRYPLAKAAQAAANAAYPGAAFPQADRNLTRRVLTNVPNVVGKTIDEATSELRAAGFSVSVGAAVDSDKATNIVVAQDPSGQTAGGGTVTISPSNGQGATVPDVTGQDPTAAGAALVGAGFASVDFADACTAPGAKVASTNPAANAAANKSTKISVSC
- a CDS encoding type II secretion system F family protein produces the protein MVIRVQRASSAPREDTSAVDAATSVQTLAVLLQAGAVPAAAWRHLADTGDTHAQAVVARLDAGVPLLEAIEAEGGAWIDLAAAWEIATTVGAPLAEVLRIIAETVRDAASAADDVRIALAEPAGTARLLLWMPLAGLLLGFALGFDTVGVVMRNPLAAACVLVGLGLVGVARVWTRRLLRSARPGPGTPGMRAELVAIAVSGGASVERALHLVATSSLSEHEHEHEHEQSHRISAVLDLSRAAGVPAAELLRASAAQERHAARVQGRIRAARLSSRLLLPLGVCTLPAFLLLGVAPLLLSVLGSTPIPL
- a CDS encoding DUF4244 domain-containing protein yields the protein MTALPRLDQRRAATLFGDDTGAATAEYAITTMAAVAFAGLLVVIMRSDEVRGILTDLVRRALTVS
- the acs gene encoding acetate--CoA ligase yields the protein MSSQIDHLLDETRKFPPSEDFVAQTISSPELYERAAADREAFWGEQSRELLHWHKPFTRVLDWSAPPFAKWFDDGELNVAYNCLDRHVEAGNGDRVALHWEGEPGDSRTITYAELTDEVKRVANVLTDLGVGHGDRVAIYLPMIPEAIASMLAVARLGAIHSVVFGGFSADSLRARIDDAGAKVVITADGGYRKGRVSALKPAVDQALSDRGDGEQQTVEHVLVVQRGGNDVDWVEGRDVWWHEAVPAASAEHTAQAFPSENPLYILYTSGTTGKPKGILHTSGGYLTQAAYSHKYVFDLHPETDVFWCTADIGWVTGHSYVAYGPLANGATQVLYEGTPDSPHPGRWWEIIEKYKVSIFYTAPTAIRSFMKIGRAVPQKFDLSSLRLLGSVGEPINPEAWMWYREVIGGNKAPIVDTWWQTETGAIMVSALPGVTATKPGSAQVPLPGISIDVVDEQGAEVGNGNGGLLVITEPWPSMLRGIWGDPERYKETYWEKFEDQGYYFAGDGARLDEDGDLWLLGRVDDVMNVSGHRLSTAEIESSLVAHEATAEAAVVGASDETTGQAVVAFVIVKESYLAEHDPAGLAQLLRLWVGEQIGAIARPRDVYIVGELPKTRSGKIMRRLLRDVAEGREVGDTTTLADTAVMSIISAQVK
- a CDS encoding helicase yields the protein MAGSAVAAGLLGVVGALALGLAVVGGAAVTAQRAAGAADAAALAAADAATGAVVVDDEPCAVAARVAAAAGAAVTRCTITGFVATVEVQAAYAGLAAVSRARAGPPEVN
- a CDS encoding metallophosphoesterase, whose translation is MLRPTRSPAHPALIALGAVGAAGVAAAVWGIGIERYLFTVREVTAPALAPGSTPLRVLHLSDAHMAPWQHRKQDWLASLAQLQPDLIVNTGDNLGHEDGLTGIRRAFEPFAGIPGVFVHGSNDVNGPAPRNPLRYFSGPSKRHREPTFLDTDAMDRFFTEELGWTGLNNAATRLTVGGNTLDLFGVNDAHREWDELEVLPEAIAALGPRDAGTSVVGVTHAPYQRVLNRFTDLGADAVFAGHTHGGQVCIPGFGAIVANCDIPLKQAKGLSTWSHGDRTVPLNVSAGCGHSIYAPVRFACRPEATLLTLTARS
- a CDS encoding TadE family type IV pilus minor pilin, producing the protein MTGPTGRYGRRRQGETARDTVERGSVAAELAVALPAVVLTLALGVGALGAAARQVALQDASADAARVLGRGESMAAAERIVSGAVPGAGLSSSRGDDLVCVTTRVEAEIGGLIRLSLRARSCALDGGG